One Anopheles marshallii chromosome 3, idAnoMarsDA_429_01, whole genome shotgun sequence genomic region harbors:
- the LOC128715747 gene encoding anion exchange protein 2 isoform X1, with the protein MNRLLAIAAVDGTFRRRLSWNGRDKYSMITSNDDPNEVHLDDEIERVFGTAAEKERFELNRLQDEVILDNSPLKYDEAQRVPDSADRQMHQDTTSSASNTSNNNNNSKPTNTSNEGRKPASSPPTTTPTSPISFSSKSETTDTKPSTANNTTLADNTSNDFSETVHDEPVVDQGTVQGEQWDTNARRNVHFDKDNKGAQIEGLPIEDTNEERRRRTEKFLQSKPVRSKRRHHPHKSRKFSLQEYHPEWRRQSGTEGGPTGRRISVQPEDATLQEADIDELTSHRSDDPRALRRHKVSAQSGTSLVNINRKEAPQLHHLLPNSKYKKMYDHSPHEVFVQLDELTGSGEEREWKETARWIKYEEDVEEGADRWGRPHVASLSFHSLLNLRRCLETGVVLMDLEEKDLPSVAYRVVEQMVIDELIHEDDKAVIMRALLLRHRHVNESSHGGFSFAPKRKYSSYTSLQSLSMRPEDGGNGEVIVGVRRLNSFVSPTQSYTLSPPSLHPGSVYGQSPNLSSRNQLPPAQQHPTQKESRHQRHGANHGRCRRSGSQDSSSTATAAAASAAAAPVTLTTVPSAVGMRRNNSPLSLTVSVDDKKPRIVPATEINGHHGGHGETRINISEETYTSSQEDIKMRTQKESILKRIPEGAEATTVLVGAVDFLEQPTIAFVRLAEGIPMPSITEVPIPVRFLFILLGPQKTELDYHEVGRSIATLMSNEHFHDIAYKADDRRELLSAINEFLDDSIVLPPGKWERQALLPFEELKAKSDMIRLRKKKALDEKIKSKQPQLLTSEEEKKLLASSGGDGGGKKPPKNPLEKTNRFWGGLINDIKRRYPMYKSDIMDGLNTETLAATIFMYFAALSTAITFGGLSSDKTHNLIGISETLVSASMVGLVFHLLAGQPLVIIGTTGPLLLFDEALNQFCISNDFNFLTVRVYVGCWLAVIALVVSAFEGSVYVRLFTRFTQEIFSALITLIYIVETVMKLISVYARHPLLAEYLYKNVTEPQPLPMPYLEDGNSTTTAGLLAESLTTVVNETLGIPTDADNLLIPKDNIGPRNRPNTALFCTILTLGTFSLAYYLKLFRNSHFLGRNARRALGDFGVPISIALFVLIDYMIPEVYTEKLSVPEGLSPSDQTRRGWIIPLGGVPGWLPFVAGIPALLVYILIFMETHISELIVDKPERGLKKGSGLHMDIVLLCFLNTVCGFFGMPWHCAATVRSVTHVSAVTIMSRTHAPGDSPHITDVKEQRISGFFVSLMVGLSVTMAPILRLIPMSVLFGVFLYMGIASMSGVQFFERLRLYLMPVKHHPQVPFVRRVPTWKMHLFTFVQILALAMLWAVKSSPFSLAFPFFLIMMVPIRKQLESVFSPLELRALDGSQPNEGAEDEPDFYEQAPIPA; encoded by the exons ACCAGCAACGATGACCCGAACGAGGTGCATCTGGATGATGAAATTGAGCGCGTCTTCGGTACGGCTGCCGAGAAGGAACGTTTCGAACTGAACCGCCTGCAGGACGAAGTCATCCTGGACAACTCGCCGCTCAAGTACGACGAAGCGCAACGCGTTCCGGACAGCGCGGACCGCCAAATGCATCAGGACACCACCTCGAGTGCCAGCAACactagcaacaacaacaacaacagcaaaccgaCCAACACCAGCAATGAGGGCCGCAAACCGGCATCATCACCGCCGACCACCACCCCGACCAGCCCGATCTCGTTCTCGTCCAAGAGCGAGACGACGGACACGAAACCCTCGACGGCCAACAACACCACGCTAGCGGACAACACGTCGAACGACTTCAGCGAAACCGTACACGATGAGCCGGTGGTCGATCAGGGCACGGTACAGGGTGAACAGTGG GATACGAACGCTAGGAGAAATGTGCACTTCGACAAGGACAACAAGGGTGCGCAGATCGAGGGCCTACCGATAGAGGACACCAACGAGGAGCGCCGCCGACGCACGGA GAAATTTCTACAAAGCAAACCCGTCCGTAGTAAAAG ACGCCATCATCCGCACAAATCGCGGAAGTTCTCGCTGCAGGAGTACCACCCGGAATGGAGACGGCAGAGCGGTACCGAGGGTGGTCCGACCGGGCGTCGCATCTCGGTGCAGCCGGAGGATGCCACCCTGCAGGAGGCGGACATCGACGAGCTGACGTCGCATCGGTCGGACGATCCACGGGCGCTGCGCCGCCACAAGGTGAGCGCCCAGTCCGGCACGTCCCTGGTGAACATCAATCGCAAGGAGGCGCCGCAGCTGCACCACCTGCTGCCGAACAGCAAGTACAAGAAGATGTACGACCACAGCCCGCACGAGGTGTTCGTGCAGCTGGACGAGCTGACGGGCAGTGGGGAGGAGCGGGAATGGAAGGAGACGGCCCGCTGGATCAAGTACGAGGAGGACGTCGAGGAGGGTGCCGATCGGTGGGGCCGTCCGCACGTTGCCTCCCTGTCGTTCCACTCGCTGCTGAATCTGCGCCGCTGCCTCGAGACGGGTGTCGTGCTGATGGATCTCGAGGAGAAAGATCTACCCTCGGTCGCTTACAGAGTCGTGGAGCAG ATGGTCATCGACGAGCTGATCCATGAGGATGATAAGGCGGTCATCATGCGGGCCCTGCTGCTGCGCCACCGGCACGTCAACGAAAGCTCGCACGGTGGGTTCTCGTTCGCTCCCAAGCGGAAGTACAGCAGCTACACGAGTCTGCAG TCACTGTCGATGCGCCCCGAGGACGGTGGCAATGGTGAGGTGATCGTAGGCGTTAGGCGGTTGAATTCCTTCGTAAGCCCTACCCAAAGCTACACGCTCAGTCCGCCCTCGCTGCACCCGGGCTCGGTGTACGGCCAGAGCCCGAACCTTTCCTCCCGCAACCAGCTGCCGCCCGCCCAGCAGCACCCAACGCAGAAGGAATCCCGTCATCAGCGGCACGGAGCGAACCATGGCCGGTGCCGGCGGTCCGGGAGCCAGGACAGCAGCAGTACGGCAACGGCGGCGGCAGCGTCCGCCGCAGCAGCACCGGTGACCCTAACCACGGTCCCCAGTGCCGTTGGTATGCGACGAAATAACTCACCTTTATCGCTGACAGTT AGTGTCGACGATAAGAAACCGCGGATTGTTCCGGCGACCGAAATCAACGGGCACCACGGGGGCCATGGTGAGACGCGGATCAACATCAGCGAGGAAACGTACACCTCCTCGCAGGAAGACATCAAGATGCGCACGCAGAAGGAATCGATCCTGAAGCGCATACCCGAGGGTGCCGAGGCGACGACCGTGCTCGTCGGTGCGGTTGACTTTCTCGAGCAGCCAACGATCGCGTTCGTGCGGCTGGCGGAGGGCATTCCGATGCCGAGCATTACGGAAGTGCCGATCCCGGTGCGCTTCCTGTTCATCCTGCTCGGCCCGCAAAAGACCGAGCTGGACTACCACGAGGTGGGCCGGTCGATCGCAACGCTCATGTCGAACGAGCATTTCCACGACATCGCCTACAAGGCGGACGACCGGCGCGAACTGCTGTCCGCGATCAACGAGTTCCTGGACGATTCGATCGTGCTGCCGCCGGGCAAATGGGAACGCCAGGCGTTGCTGCCGTTCGAGGAGCTGAAGGCCAAAAGTGATATGATCCGGCTGCGCAAGAAGAAGGCACTGGACGAGAAGATCAAGAGCAAGCAACCGCAGCTGCTGACGAGCGAGGAGGAGAAGAAGCTGCTGGCCTCGAGCGGCGGTGACGGCGGGGGGAAGAAACCACCGAAGAACCCGCTCGAGAAGACCAACCGTTTTTGGGGTGGTTTGATCAACGACATCAAGCGTCGGTACCCGATGTACAAGAGCGACATCATGGATGGGCTCAACACGGAGACACTGGCCGCGACCATCTTCATGTACTTTGCGGCCCTCTCCACCGCCATCACGTTCGGCGGGTTGTCCTCCGACAAGACGCACAACCTGATCGGCATCTCGGAAACGCTTGTGTCCGCCTCGATGGTGGGTCTGGTGTTTCATCTGCTCGCCGGCCAACCGTTGGTCATCATCGGCACGACTGgtccgctgctgctgttcgacGAGGCGCTGAATCAGTTCTGCATCTCGAACGACTTCAACTTCCTGACGGTCCGCGTGTACGTCGGGTGTTGGCTGGCCGTGATCGCGCTGGTTGTTTCCGCCTTCGAAGGCAGCGTGTACGTGCGATTGTTCACGCGCTTCACGCAGGAAATCTTCTCCGCGCTCATCACGCTGATCTACATCGTCGAAACGGTGATGAAGTTGATATCGGTGTACGCGCGACATCCGCTGCTGGCCGAGTATCTCTACAAGAACGTCACCGAACCGCAACCACTACCGATGCCGTACCTGGAGGACGGCAACAGTACGACGACGGCCGGTTTGCTCGCGGAGAGTCTTACGACGGTGGTGAACGAAACGTTGGGCATTCCTACGGATGCGGACAATCTGCTCATTCCGAAGGACAACATTGGGCCCCGTAACCGACCCAACACCGCACTCTTCTGCACCATCCTTACGCTGGGTACGTTCTCGTTGGCCTACTACCTGAAGCTGTTCCGCAACTCGCACTTCCTCGGACGGAACGCGCGACGCGCGCTCGGCGACTTCGGAGTGCCGATCTCCATCGCCCTGTTCGTGCTGATAGACTACATGATCCCGGAGGTGTACACGGAAAAGCTGAGCGTACCGGAGGGACTGTCGCCGAGCGATCAAACTCGCCGTGGATGGATCATTCCGCTCGGTGGCGTCCCCGGCTGGTTGCCGTTCGTTGCTGGAATTCCTGCCCTGCTGGTGTACATTCTGATCTTCATGGAGACGCACATTTCCGAGCTGATCGTGGACAAACCGGAGCGAGGTCTGAAGAAGGGGTCCGGTTTGCACATGGACATTGTGTTGCTGTGCTTCCTCAACACGGTCTGTGGGTTCTTCGGGATGCCGTGGCACTGTGCTGCTACGGTACGTTCGGTGACGCACGTGTCAGCCGTCACTATTATGTCGAG AACACATGCTCCAGGAGATTCACCACACATTACGGACGTGAAGGAGCAAAGAATTTCGGGCTTTTTCGTGTCGCTCATGGTGGGTCTATCAGTGACGATGGCACCGATCTTGCGCTTGATCCCGATGTCAGTCCTGTTCGGTGTGTTCTTGTACATGGGCATAGCTTCCATGAGTGGAGTCCAGTTCTTTGAACG ATTGCGGCTCTACCTGATGCCGGTGAAGCATCATCCGCAAGTGCCATTTGTGCGGCGAGTACCGACATGGAAGATGCATCTGTTCACCTTCGTACAGATATTGGCGCTGGCCATGCTGTGGGCCGTCAAATCGTCACCCTTTTCACTGGCATTCCCCTTCTTCCTGATCATGATGGTACCGATACGGAAGCAGTTGGAAAGTGTCTTTTCTCCGCTCGAGCTCCGTGCG CTTGACGGCAGTCAACCGAACGAAGGTGCAGAGGATGAACCCGATTTCTACGAACAGGCCCCCATTCCTGCTTAA